DNA sequence from the Dehalococcoidales bacterium genome:
AGAGGCCCCAGCCCGGCACCCAGACTCGATGCCAGGGAGGCCCCAGCCAGATACGGCGTTGACTGACCCTGGGGAGCAAGCTTCAGGCCTATGGTGCCCACGGTCAATGTGACTCCGGCGGCAGCCACCCCGGCGAAGATATGTAGTATCACCAGCAGAGGGATGGTGAGGGAGTACTGCTCCGGCATGGTAGTAAACGTCCATCCCAGGATAACCAGAAGGTAGAGTGAGACACACAGGGACAGAACCGCCTTACTGCCAAAGCGGTCGGCGAGGGGTCCCCACACACGGAGGAACAGTATGTTAAAAAGCTGACTGAGTACGCCGAGTGCGATAACCACTGTGAGAGACAATCCAAGCCGCTGCAGCATGTAGACGGCAAAGAACGGGATCGCCAGGTTGGAAGCGAAACCCCAGAAGAAGAGAAAACTCATCAGCTTTCTGAAGTTCCCGTCCCGAAGTGGTATGCCCAGCGTTTTCAGCAGGGAGGGCTGGGGGCCCGTTACCGACTGCATCAATGGCTCCGGCATGAATGACATGAAGATGGGGCTTGCCATCCCGAGGAAGAGAGCACCAAAGAGAAGCACATAGGTGTAGCCAAGCACGGCGCTCTCGCTCGAGGCCTGCCCTCGCCAGTAGTCCACAAAGAAGGCGGCACCAAGCCCGAAGACCACAGCCACTACCGTGGACAGGGCAAGGCGTCTGGAATAGAAGCGTCCCAGAATGTGCTGGGGTACCAGGTCACGAACCCATCCGTTCCAGGCGCAACTGGTCACGGCGGAAACCGCACCGCGTAGAGCCATTAGTCCCAGTAGCATGGAGATGGCGGCACCGCTGGGAGTGCCCATGAGAACCGGAATAAGCGCCATGGGGAACCACAGGAGCTGGGCGACGAACCAGGTGATTGTCGCTATGGCCTTCCGCCTGCGAACCTTCTCCACGAGCAGTATCGTGGGTATCTGGAGAAGCTGCATGATGAAGGGGATTGCCGCCAGGACGCCGATCTGGAGGTTGTTGGCACCCAGCGCAAGAGCGAAGGCCGCCAGAAAGCCGCTAGTGGTAATGCTACTAAAGCCCATCGAGGCCATGCCCTCACGGGTCATCATGCGTAACCCTCGGGCTACGTCCTCATCAGAGAGGGTCGGCCTGGGCCTGAATATGCTCCCGATTCTCCCTAGTGCCCCCCACAAAGCTGCCATCGTTATTCTCCGAGTAGTACTATACCTGGCGACCATACACTTCTGCTGCGAGTTCGCCAAGGATCAATGCCGCTGCAACCGGCCTGCTAACGACTCTATGCTTCTGCGTGAGGGCTGAACTCGACGAAGCCCTCGTCCTGCTGCACAGAGGGCAGGGTCCGCTTGATGTCAGCTTTTCGCCACCCGGACGCGGCCAGCGTCCTCTCTAGGAACTTGAGGCTTGCCTCGTACTCAGGGCTTATCAACTCCTCTACACCCATGCTCTTTAGCATCTCGGCCTCTCTTGTCCTATGGGCCCGTGCAACGATTTTAAGTGCGGGGTTGATCTCCAGAGCAGATCTCACGGTATTCACTGAGGCCAGCGGGTCAGGGAAGCTCACCACCAGTGTCCTGGCCTTGCTCAGGCCTGCCTGAGATAGGACGTGGGGGTTGCTGGCGTCACCGTAGATGCGTGGCTTGCCGCTCTGCCGGAGTTCCGCGATGCGTTCCGGGTCGATTTCTATGACAATGAACGGTACTCCGGCATCTTGCAGTCCCTGGGCGACATTCCGCCCAATCCTCCCATAGCCAGCAACAACCACTCGCTCCGCAGCCGGAGGTGAATAAGAGGCCGTCAAGGCCGAAACGTCGCCGGCGGTAGGAGTCATGATACCTCTGGACAGGCGCAGACGTTGGTACAGACGTGCAATCAGGCTCAAAGAAAGGGGCGTCAACAGCATAGTAATGATCGCGGTAGACATAATCAGGGAGTAGAAGTGCTCGGTGACGATACCCGCGATAAGGCCTCCCTGGGCAATGATGAAGCCAAACTCTCCGATCTGAAAGAGACCCGCGCCCGACATTACTGCTATCCTATTGGCATGGCCAAACAGTCGGACAACGCCGAATATGACCAGCGTCTTGATCAGGACAACGACCGCCACCGTGGTGAGGACGGCTACCCACTGGTCAAGGACGAACTTCGGGTCCAGCAGCATGCCCAAGGAAACGAAGAACAGGGTGGCAAAGACATCCCGCAGGGGGGTGATCTCGGCAACGGCCTGGTGTCCGAAGGCTGTTCCGCGAAGCACCATACCAATCAGGAAGGCACCAAAGACCATCGAAAGCCCGAATATCTGGGTGCCCACGGCGGCCCCCAGACACAGTGTCAGCGTCGTCAGCAGGAATAGCTCGCGCGAGCGCACACCACCGATCCTCCCCATCAGCCAGGGA
Encoded proteins:
- a CDS encoding MFS transporter codes for the protein MAALWGALGRIGSIFRPRPTLSDEDVARGLRMMTREGMASMGFSSITTSGFLAAFALALGANNLQIGVLAAIPFIMQLLQIPTILLVEKVRRRKAIATITWFVAQLLWFPMALIPVLMGTPSGAAISMLLGLMALRGAVSAVTSCAWNGWVRDLVPQHILGRFYSRRLALSTVVAVVFGLGAAFFVDYWRGQASSESAVLGYTYVLLFGALFLGMASPIFMSFMPEPLMQSVTGPQPSLLKTLGIPLRDGNFRKLMSFLFFWGFASNLAIPFFAVYMLQRLGLSLTVVIALGVLSQLFNILFLRVWGPLADRFGSKAVLSLCVSLYLLVILGWTFTTMPEQYSLTIPLLVILHIFAGVAAAGVTLTVGTIGLKLAPQGQSTPYLAGASLASSLGAGLGPLVGGLFADFFRVRAVALDFTWIDPAQSIQLGIVNMTGFDFLFALAFLIGLVTLTILAALREEGEVSREVVLGELMTQAGETFHAVSSVPGLRFVGRFPLGYLRHIPGVDVALGVTAYQLADITRMATLAGAKARRAATGIARAVEDTLTHVVKPGEATSAQGTEIARQAARGVLHAVGEASVRNTERLIHPAVAGIVRALSRAHVDPQDTFRGLGYGLVQGAAEAGKDIGQTAMQAVDSARDAARAADVEEEEAAALAAEGALAAAEAVGPEAATEVRRVLYPETPSPGQ
- a CDS encoding cation:proton antiporter; translation: MHQTEPVISIAILLAMALVGGMIAHRLRQPVILGYLVIGVAVGPHALGIVGDVELIEATATIGVALLLFTLGLEISVTQLREVGKVGIWGGVAQILATAVLGVIVGVAVFKWPVPQAVMFGLIISLSSTAVCFKLLMERGELTSVHGRIMVAMLILQDLAVVLMMVAMPVLGGTVQSVPLVLGMAIGKAALIIGIALVSGLWLLPWLMGRIGGVRSRELFLLTTLTLCLGAAVGTQIFGLSMVFGAFLIGMVLRGTAFGHQAVAEITPLRDVFATLFFVSLGMLLDPKFVLDQWVAVLTTVAVVVLIKTLVIFGVVRLFGHANRIAVMSGAGLFQIGEFGFIIAQGGLIAGIVTEHFYSLIMSTAIITMLLTPLSLSLIARLYQRLRLSRGIMTPTAGDVSALTASYSPPAAERVVVAGYGRIGRNVAQGLQDAGVPFIVIEIDPERIAELRQSGKPRIYGDASNPHVLSQAGLSKARTLVVSFPDPLASVNTVRSALEINPALKIVARAHRTREAEMLKSMGVEELISPEYEASLKFLERTLAASGWRKADIKRTLPSVQQDEGFVEFSPHAEA